Genomic window (Pseudomonas xantholysinigenes):
CCCGGCAACGGCTTCTGGGCCGACGTCAGCGTCGAAACGCTCAAGCGCACCGCCATGGTCGACCTCAAGAGCGGCAGCCGGGTCAACCTGGAAAAGGCCCTGACCCCAACCACCCGCCTGGGCGGCCATCTGGTCAGCGGCCATGTCGACGGCGTCGGCGAGATCGTCGCGCGTGCCGATAACGCCCGCGCCATCCAGTTTCGCGTGCGCGCGCCGAAAGAACTGGCCAAGTACATCGCCCACAAGGGCTCGATCACCGTCGACGGCACCAGCCTGACGGTCAACGAGGTCGACGGCGCCGAATTCGAGCTGACCATCGTCCCGCACACCCTGTCCGAAACCATCATGGCCGACTACCGTCCCGGGCGTCGGGTCAACCTTGAGGTCGATCTGCTGGCCCGCTACCTGGAGCGCCTGCTGTTGGGCGACAAGGCCGCCGAACCAAGCAAGGGCAGTGGCATCACCGAAAGCTTCCTGGCCGCCAACGGCTTCTTGAAATCCTGATTGAGAAGGGGGTGCCGCGTGGCGCTCAACAGCATCGAAGAACTGGTCGAAGACATCCGCCAGGGCAAAATGGTCATCCTCATGGACGACGAAGACCGTGAGAATGAAGGCGACATCATCATGGCCGCCGAGTGCTGCCAGGCCGAGCACATCAACTTCATGGCCAAGCATGGCCGTGGCCTGATCTGCATGCCGATGACCCGCGAGCGCTGCGAAACCCTCAAGCTGCCGCTGATGGCGCCACGCAACGGCTCGGGCTTCGGCACCAAGTTCACCGTGTCGATCGAGGCGGCCGAAGGCGTCACCACCGGCATCTCCGCCGCCGACCGCGCGCGTACCGTGCAGGCCGCCGCGGCCAAGGACGCCAAGGCCGACGACATCGTCAGCCCCGGCCATATCTTCCCGCTGATGGCCCAGCCCGGCGGCACCCTGGCCCGTGCCGGCCACACCGAGGCCGCCTGCGACCTGGCGCGCATGGCTGGTTTCGAGCCGAGCGGAGTGATCTGCGAGGTGATGAACGACGACGGCACCATGTCGCGTCGCGCCGAGCTGGAAGTGTTCGCCGCCGAGCACGGCTTGAAGATCGGCACCATCGCCGACCTGATCCACTACCGCATGATCCACGAACGCACCGTGCAGCGCGTCTCCGAGCAGCCGCTGGACAGCGAGTTGGGCCAGTTCAACCTGGTCACCTACCGCGACGCGGTGGAAGGCGATGTGCACATGGCCCTGACCCTGGGCAAGATCTGCGCCGAGGAGCCGACCCTGGTGCGGGTGCACAACATGGACCCGCTGCGCGACCTGCTGATGGTCAAGCAGCCGGGCCGCTGGAGCCTGCGCGCGGCGATGAGCGCCGTGGCCGAGGCCGGCAGCGGCGTGGTGCTGCTGCTGGGCCACCCGCTGGACGGCGACGTGCTGCTGGCGCACATCCGCGAAAGCGCGGGCGATGCACCGACCAAGACGCCGACCACCTACAGTACCGTTGGCGCGGGTTCGCAGATCCTGCGCGACCTGGGTGTGCGCAAGATGCGCCTGATGAGTTCGCCCATGAAGTTCAATGCGATATCCGGATTCGATCTGGAAGTTGTAGAATACGTGCCCTCCGAGTGACTTGAGGCGGCCTGATCGCCCTCCCGCTCGAGTCCAAACCCTCCCGAGGCCGCCGCAGCGCGGCCTCGCTCTTGAAGATGAGAATATCGGAATGACCCTGAAGACCATCGAAGGTACCTTCATCGCCCCCAAAGGTCGCTATGCTTTGGTGGTTGGCCGCTTCAACAGCTTCGTCGTCGAAAGCCTGGTAAGCGGCGCCGTTGATACCCTGGTACGCCACGGTGTCAGCGAAAGCGACATCACCATCATCCGTGCCCCGGGCGCGTTCGAAATCCCGCTGGTGGCGCAGAAAGTCGCCCAGCAAGGCGAATACAACGCGATCATCGCCCTGGGCGCAGTGATCCGTGGCGGTACCCCGCACTTCGAATACGTGGCGGGTGAATGCACCAAGGGTCTGGCCCAGGTGTCCATGGAGTTCGGTGTACCGGTGGCCTTCGGCGTACTGACCGTCGACTCCATCGAGCAGGCCATCGAGCGCTCCGGCACCAAGGCTGGCAACAAAGGCGGTGAAGCTGCCCTGTCCGCCCTGGAAATGGTCAGCCTGCTGGCGCAGTTGGAGGCCAAGTGATTAGCGACGAAAGCGATCGTTTCAACCCGCGCGATCCAAAACCTGCGGATGCCGGCAAGCCATCGAAGAGCGCCAAGCGTCGCGAAGCCCGCAAGCTCGCCACGCAAGCGCTGTATCAGTGGCACATGGCCAAGCACTCGCTGAACGAAGTGGAAGCGCAGTTCCGGGTCGATAACGATTTCTCCGACGTGGATGGCGCCTACTTCCGCGAGATCCTGCACGGGGTCCCGGCGAAGAAGGTCGAAATCGACGAAGCGCTCAAGCCCTGCCTGGACACCCCGCTGGAAGAGCTCGACCCGGTCGAGTTGTCCGTGCTGCGCCTGTCGGCCTGGGAATTCATGATGCGTGCCGACGTACCGTACCGCGTGGTGATCAACGAAGGTGTGGAACTGGCCAAAGTCTTCGGCGCCACCGACGGGCACAAGTTCGTCAATGGCGTGCTGGACAAGCTGGCGCCGCGCCTGCGTGAAGCGGAAGTCAAGGCGAACAAGCGCTGATCGCAGCGCTGACCAGCCATGGGTGAGTTCGAGCTGATCCGCCATTACTTCGCCGCCGCGCCTTGTGCGCAGGGCGGCGAGGGCGTGGCCCTGGGGATTGGTGACGACTGCGCCCTGCTGGACCTTCCCGCCGGTGAACAGCTGGCGATTTCCACCGACACGCTGGTGGCCGGTGTGCATTTCCCCACTGTCTGTGACCCGCTGCTGCTTGGCCAGCGCTCGCTGGCCGTGGCGGCCAGTGACCTGGCGGCCATGGGCGCCACGGCGATCGGTTTCACCCTGGCCCTGACTTTGCCCGTAGTCGGTCCCGACTGGCTGGCGGCCTATGCCGATGGCCTTGGGCGCATGGCCCAGCGTTGCGGCATGGCGCTGATCGGTGGTGACACCACGCGCGGCCCATTGAGCATCACCGTGACTGTATTCGGCCGTGTGCCGACAGGCCTGGCGCTACGTCGTAGTGGCGCGAGAGTCGGCGACCTGTTGTGCGTAGGGGGCTACCTGGGCAGCGCGGCGGGTGCCTTGCCACTGGTGCTTGGCCAGCGCGAGGCGCCTGCCGAGGTGGCTGCGCCGTTGCTCGA
Coding sequences:
- a CDS encoding riboflavin synthase, translated to MFTGIIESIGTIRSLTPKGGDVRVYVETGKLDLGDVKLGDSIAVNGVCLTAVELPGNGFWADVSVETLKRTAMVDLKSGSRVNLEKALTPTTRLGGHLVSGHVDGVGEIVARADNARAIQFRVRAPKELAKYIAHKGSITVDGTSLTVNEVDGAEFELTIVPHTLSETIMADYRPGRRVNLEVDLLARYLERLLLGDKAAEPSKGSGITESFLAANGFLKS
- the ribBA gene encoding bifunctional 3,4-dihydroxy-2-butanone-4-phosphate synthase/GTP cyclohydrolase II, which translates into the protein MALNSIEELVEDIRQGKMVILMDDEDRENEGDIIMAAECCQAEHINFMAKHGRGLICMPMTRERCETLKLPLMAPRNGSGFGTKFTVSIEAAEGVTTGISAADRARTVQAAAAKDAKADDIVSPGHIFPLMAQPGGTLARAGHTEAACDLARMAGFEPSGVICEVMNDDGTMSRRAELEVFAAEHGLKIGTIADLIHYRMIHERTVQRVSEQPLDSELGQFNLVTYRDAVEGDVHMALTLGKICAEEPTLVRVHNMDPLRDLLMVKQPGRWSLRAAMSAVAEAGSGVVLLLGHPLDGDVLLAHIRESAGDAPTKTPTTYSTVGAGSQILRDLGVRKMRLMSSPMKFNAISGFDLEVVEYVPSE
- the ribH gene encoding 6,7-dimethyl-8-ribityllumazine synthase; translated protein: MTLKTIEGTFIAPKGRYALVVGRFNSFVVESLVSGAVDTLVRHGVSESDITIIRAPGAFEIPLVAQKVAQQGEYNAIIALGAVIRGGTPHFEYVAGECTKGLAQVSMEFGVPVAFGVLTVDSIEQAIERSGTKAGNKGGEAALSALEMVSLLAQLEAK
- the nusB gene encoding transcription antitermination factor NusB, producing the protein MISDESDRFNPRDPKPADAGKPSKSAKRREARKLATQALYQWHMAKHSLNEVEAQFRVDNDFSDVDGAYFREILHGVPAKKVEIDEALKPCLDTPLEELDPVELSVLRLSAWEFMMRADVPYRVVINEGVELAKVFGATDGHKFVNGVLDKLAPRLREAEVKANKR
- the thiL gene encoding thiamine-phosphate kinase, with the protein product MGEFELIRHYFAAAPCAQGGEGVALGIGDDCALLDLPAGEQLAISTDTLVAGVHFPTVCDPLLLGQRSLAVAASDLAAMGATAIGFTLALTLPVVGPDWLAAYADGLGRMAQRCGMALIGGDTTRGPLSITVTVFGRVPTGLALRRSGARVGDLLCVGGYLGSAAGALPLVLGQREAPAEVAAPLLEHYWSPLPQLHLGERLRGLATAALDISDGLLADCGHIAKASGVALEVNLAQVPVSAPLQAFLGQEAAQHAALTGGDDYVLAFTLPERALSSLASQVHVIGRVLAGQGVTLRDPQGRDITPVQRGYQHFRETP